In Argiope bruennichi chromosome 4, qqArgBrue1.1, whole genome shotgun sequence, the sequence GAACACGGCCGAATACGAAACAGATTTTGAAGCGGCTGAAAATTACCGAGATAAATATCTCGAACTGAAAACGAAAGTGGCGacattcttgaataaaaattccagatGTGTTTCAGAATGTTCTTCAAAAAACAATGATGCGAAATTGAAAGTACCGAAATTTGAACTAAAGAAATTTTCTGGTGATCCGAAAGAATTCCTCACATTTTGgagtattttttctaaaactcaTGAATCGGATGAGTTATCTGAAATCGATAAATTCCTATATTTATATCAAGCGATGGTGCCTGAATCCAAAGCTGCAAGATTGATTTCCAGTTTTCCAATAACatctgaaaattattctaaagcgGTTCAACAGCTGAAAAGAAGATTTGGTAGAGAGGATCTTTTGGTACAGATCTATGTGCGAGATCTTCTTTCTCTTGTTATGAAGAATGCTAATACCGGAAGGAATTCTTCGGATTTAGCGAGCCTCTACGACATGTTGGAAACGAAACTAAGAGCTTTGAAAAGCTTGGGACGTACGAAAGAAAAATTTGCGGACTTCCTGGAGCCTCTTGTCGAATCCTGTCTGCCTGAAAGTGTTCTACGTGCCTGGGAAAGAAGCCGAGTTTCGGAAGATAGTGATGACTCTACAAGTCAAAGATCTCTCgaaaaattaatgtgttttgTGCGTCATGAAGTCGAATCGGAGGAGATGATAAGTTTAGCTCGAGAGggatatggaaaaaataatggagtaattaaacgaaataataataaaattatagttgcAGATGTCCGGGATGTAGCAACGACAGCCATGTTAGTAAGTACAAATGCTTCTCATGACAGGATACCCAAAGGTAAGTCAAATTCTGTATTTTGTGAGAAATCTCATTTTAGTTCCGATTGTCTTTTAGCTCAAAAAATGTCTTGATGAAAAGAAGCAAGTATTGTTTAAAAagggaatttgttttaaatgtttaaattacggCCATATTGGTAGAAAATGCAGAGttaaactgaaatgtttaaaatgtaataagcaGCATGTAACTTTAATGTGttctgataaaaaagaaattcattcatttaaagctAATGAAAGTAGtgaagtttcaaataatttgtcgaataataattataatgataaagtaTATTTGCAAACTATCTGTGTAGAAATTATAGGTCAGGGAAATAAAATTCAAGTTCGGGGACTCTTAGACAGTGCGTCTTCCCGTTCATACATTAGTGATAGAGTTATTAAGTACTTGAAACTAAAACATCTCAGACGTGAAAAGGTAATTCATGGCCTATTCGGAGGGAAAGAAACTGCTCCATTAGAACATGGTATATATGCGATTAGGGCATTAGAACATGGTATATATGCGATTAGGGCATTCTATGGAGAAGGGTTAATAGTCGCTTATCCCACCCACCCCCAGAAACAATCCGACAGTGGAAAAGCTCTCTTTTGCAGGAATAAGAGAGAATGTCCCTCATTGATTCCATAACTCACAAATACACGATATTGCTTTCGATCTGAGGAAACCATGCCCCTTGCAGAAACTCATTTCTATCCgagaaatcatatttttcttttgtttgtacaatatgCACAATTgggcattatttttttcttactaacaATATCGtcaataagatttaattattccTTGTTCGTTGCTCATATATTACAACACTTATAAATCGTATATCAGTCACAAAAATATGTCCTAACCTGCAATTTATATCCAAAAATAACATGCTATAGCTGATTTGATAGAGCTGATGCCGAAACTACTAcaatacgaaaataaattttaaatcatctcaaaattcaaaaacttatctTTTCAGTGACACAATTAATTgctaaataggatttttttttctttgctattgtgaaaaaagttgaattattttcattgttgctacaaatacttcattttggatttttttccattcttgatGATGAAGATAGGTTGTAGGTCTTTCCATGCTTTGTAGGTTTCGGTTTTATAGTATACTTTTTGGTAAATAGTGTGTCTCTTgctgcgccaaggatgccaagtcgccaataaagatggcgcacaaaataaacaaacacttctgTAAAACAGTTATGGTTTCcactttatgcattaaaattattatctttagtgataagtattgtaatttatattttaatctgatatttttatttttatttttttaaacctttgggATCACTATCCTtgcttatcttaacaattttgaagaaGATTTTGAAAACCGGCTGCGCCGGTCTGTTGTGTAAAGAGCAAAATTTAGAGCACGCGATTCCTGTCGGCATCTGAAGAAAGCACCAGgctgaattttttaacttaaaaaaacatcctacggctttgCAAGTgacgggagcgggaacctagtatagcttcgctagcacattgaacataagaaCTGTGTGGACAACAGCAACAGTACATACAAACAACCTAACAtacctaacttcatcaactcgtatatatatatatatatatatatatatatatatatatatatatatatatatatatatatatatatatatatatatataacctgtaattttgcttcccagtacgactagtgtaatcgtaagaaagacaggatgtacgatctgtcctgtgcgtgctgagcgggtgccgcgtcaatgacctcaaagcttggcgaccatttggcgactttagagacaaaatggataatgctggaaagttcgagaactttcacgatccatccactaggaaccgagatacgccctgattggtctggaagattctagccccgcctcccggaactataaaagacaggtaCTCTGAAGCTGCGGTGAAGTCACAAAAACACCCTCAAAGaaattaaccccccccccccacctctagcgaaattaaaatagcaattaaaaaacttaaaacaaataaatccCCTGGACACGatggattaaataataaaatgcttaaaaatctcCCAGGCAATATAATCTTCGAAATTAAAATACTCAtctataaaatcttaattattggATATTTCCCCAAAAGATGGAAAACAGCAACTGTTGTACCGATACACAAACTCGGTAAAGACCCAACCAACCCCACAAAATATAGACCCGTTTCCCTACTACTATCAATAAGCAAACTA encodes:
- the LOC129966467 gene encoding uncharacterized protein LOC129966467, with protein sequence MDHLKMKRKSLRTSFTNAERNLAQLLVILETDAKDIDKLHVLNSQLEDKFSRLDEIQNEISSLLLEENTAEYETDFEAAENYRDKYLELKTKVATFLNKNSRCVSECSSKNNDAKLKVPKFELKKFSGDPKEFLTFWSIFSKTHESDELSEIDKFLYLYQAMVPESKAARLISSFPITSENYSKAVQQLKRRFGREDLLVQIYVRDLLSLVMKNANTGRNSSDLASLYDMLETKLRALKSLGRTKEKFADFLEPLVESCLPESVLRAWERSRVSEDSDDSTSQRSLEKLMCFVRHEVESEEMISLAREGYGKNNGHTQSPTPSVTTNSITPSNTPHQPSQSQRLNHPEPQLRKFP